A region of Vitis vinifera cultivar Pinot Noir 40024 chromosome 13, ASM3070453v1 DNA encodes the following proteins:
- the LOC100267095 gene encoding protein EARLY RESPONSIVE TO DEHYDRATION 15 isoform X1: MALVSGGRSTLNPNAPLFIPAAFRQVEDFSPEWWKLVKTSTWFRDYWLSQHQDDENFEVNDGADDDVLNLLPETFDLGIDEESLDLEVQMEELIQLSETKEGTESASTVSKTGRKPVNVHAGLKLETEALMKNLNLGNSPKGKSPKTPVGPAKYHEKAAQCMSPKYGPRRINQPR; this comes from the exons ATGGCACTGGTATCAGGAGGGAGATCTACATTGAACCCTAATGCCCCTCTCTTCATTCCTGCTGCTTTCCGCCAAGTGGAGGATTTCTCACCTGAGTGGTGGAAACTGGTGAAGACTTCAACATGGTTTCGTGACTACTGGCTGAGCCAACATCAGGATGACGAGAATTTTGAAGTCAATGATGGTGCTGATGATGATGTTTTGAATTTACTGCCAGAGACATTTGACCTTGGCATTGATGAAGAATCCCTTGATTTGGAAGTTCAGATGGAGGAACTGATCCAGCTTTCTGAAACCAAAGAAGGAACTGAATCAGCCTCCACAGTTTCAAAAACTGGAAGGAAGCCCGTCAATG TGCATGCAGGACTCAAACTGGAGACTGAAGCATTGATGAAGAACCTCAACTTGGGCAATTCTCCAAAGGGAAAAAGTCCCAAGACTCCGGTGGGGCCTGCAAAATACCACGAGAAGGCAGCACAGTGCATGAGCCCCAAATATGGCCCCCGACGCATTAACCAGCCTCGTTGA
- the LOC100267095 gene encoding protein EARLY RESPONSIVE TO DEHYDRATION 15 isoform X2 has product MALVSGGRSTLNPNAPLFIPAAFRQVEDFSPEWWKLVKTSTWFRDYWLSQHQDDENFEVNDGADDDVLNLLPETFDLGIDEESLDLEVQMEELIQLSETKEGTESASTVSKTGRKPVNGLKLETEALMKNLNLGNSPKGKSPKTPVGPAKYHEKAAQCMSPKYGPRRINQPR; this is encoded by the exons ATGGCACTGGTATCAGGAGGGAGATCTACATTGAACCCTAATGCCCCTCTCTTCATTCCTGCTGCTTTCCGCCAAGTGGAGGATTTCTCACCTGAGTGGTGGAAACTGGTGAAGACTTCAACATGGTTTCGTGACTACTGGCTGAGCCAACATCAGGATGACGAGAATTTTGAAGTCAATGATGGTGCTGATGATGATGTTTTGAATTTACTGCCAGAGACATTTGACCTTGGCATTGATGAAGAATCCCTTGATTTGGAAGTTCAGATGGAGGAACTGATCCAGCTTTCTGAAACCAAAGAAGGAACTGAATCAGCCTCCACAGTTTCAAAAACTGGAAGGAAGCCCGTCAATG GACTCAAACTGGAGACTGAAGCATTGATGAAGAACCTCAACTTGGGCAATTCTCCAAAGGGAAAAAGTCCCAAGACTCCGGTGGGGCCTGCAAAATACCACGAGAAGGCAGCACAGTGCATGAGCCCCAAATATGGCCCCCGACGCATTAACCAGCCTCGTTGA
- the LOC100267171 gene encoding protein JINGUBANG, whose protein sequence is MLMLFFYFLPIQNNTLLVSSMNSSKTTPSTPLLSAVTSSSSDGDDDSPVERYGLEDVEYQLSSVPVCGLPSYKSLAVLSGHVGSVSCLALCGEFILSASQGKDIIVWQQPDLRQFTKFGQGEGSVKALVTVGHKVFTAHQDSRIRVWKVSRRSENVFRLVDTLPTTKDYLGKFMKQSNYVQTRRHHKRLWIEHADSISCLTICNGLIYSGSWDKTLKVWRIADLKCLESIKAHDDAINGLVSCKGLVYSASADGKIKAWGKEGDNSHSLKGILEGNKDVSLNSVVVSEDGRVVYGGGSDGYVMEWEGSLKLDSWKLVCKAKAHEMAVLCMCLMEEFLCTGSADKSIGIWRRDADGGLCRVGIVRGHEGPVKCLQASPHCVGGGFLLYSGSLDRSLRVWWVPKDSAKTEEKNHPTIQY, encoded by the coding sequence atgcTAATGCTCTTCTTTTACTTCCTTCCTATTCAGAACAATACCCTTTTGGTCTCTTCAATGAATTCTTCTAAAACCACACCCTCAACTCCATTGCTGTCTGCAGTAACAAGCAGCAGCAGTGATGGTGATGATGACAGTCCAGTGGAGCGGTATGGGCTAGAAGATGTTGAGTATCAGCTTTCGAGCGTGCCCGTTTGTGGGTTGCCGTCGTACAAATCATTGGCTGTACTTTCAGGCCATGTTGGATCTGTTTCCTGCTTGGCCTTATGTGGGGAGTTCATACTCAGCGCTTCACAAGGGAAAGACATTATAGTGTGGCAGCAGCCTGATCTGAGGCAATTCACCAAGTTTGGACAAGGTGAGGGGTCGGTGAAGGCGCTTGTGACTGTGGGGCACAAGGTGTTTACTGCTCATCAGGATAGTAGAATTAGAGTGTGGAAGGTGTCAAGAAGATCTGAAAATGTGTTCAGGCTTGTGGACACTCTCCCCACTACTAAGGACTATTTGGGGAAGTTTATGAAGCAAAGCAATTATGTACAAACTAGAAGGCATCACAAGCGTCTGTGGATTGAGCATGCTGATAGTATCTCCTGTTTGACAATTTGTAATGGGTTGATTTACTCAGGCTCTTGGGATAAGACTCTCAAGGTCTGGAGGATAGCAGATTTGAAGTGCTTGGAGTCCATAAAGGCTCATGATGATGCCATAAATGGGCTGGTTTCTTGTAAGGGGTTAGTCTATTCAGCATCAGCAGATGGGAAGATTAAGGCTTGGGGGAAGGAGGGAGATAACTCACATTCACTGAAGGGGATCTTGGAGGGCAACAAGGATGTTTCCTTGAATTCAGTGGTGGTTTCAGAGGATGGGAGGGTGGTTTATGGAGGGGGGTCTGATGGGTATGTGATGGAGTGGGAGGGGAGCCTTAAGCTTGATAGTTGGAAGCTGGTTTGTAAGGCTAAGGCACATGAAATGGCTGTTTTGTGTATGTGCCTAATGGAGGAGTTTTTATGCACTGGTTCAGCCGATAAAAGTATTGGTATATGGAGAAGAGATGCTGATGGAGGGCTCTGCAGGGTTGGGATTGTGAGGGGCCATGAAGGGCCAGTCAAGTGCCTGCAAGCATCACCTCATTGTGTTGGTGGTGGGTTCTTGCTCTACAGTGGAAGCCTTGACAGAAGCCTAAGAGTTTGGTGGGTTCCCAAGGACTCTGccaaaacagaggaaaagaatCATCCTACCATCCAATACTAG